From a region of the Puntigrus tetrazona isolate hp1 unplaced genomic scaffold, ASM1883169v1 S000000002, whole genome shotgun sequence genome:
- the LOC122331774 gene encoding LOW QUALITY PROTEIN: olfactory receptor 51V1-like (The sequence of the model RefSeq protein was modified relative to this genomic sequence to represent the inferred CDS: inserted 1 base in 1 codon) — MPSFELVVAAGPSRNRTEIKTVSYYSCISRTYFYHLGDFTECIALTLMAIDRLIXVNPEPYFFIPIIHLWQCGQIPFIMYTYVVLAYSVTKLSNNLNKKQMINTCLSHLIVLLSFYAPKLVSGMLTRIGVVLNLTERNAILILASLVSPLINPAVYCTRTKEIRTRLANVFLHKKKVANNLKSISKAVSS; from the exons ATGCCTAGCTTTGAGTTGGTAGTAGCAGCAGGGCCTAGTAGAAACAGGACTGAGATTAAAACAGTTTCATACTACTCTTGTATCTCAAGGACATACTTCTATCATCTTGGTGATTTCACAGAGTGCATAGCTCTGACGTTAATGGCAATAGATCGACTTA ATGTTAATCCTGAACCATATTTTTTCATACCTATAATACATCTGTGGCAGTGTGGACAGATTCCTTTTATTATGTATACCTATGTTGTCCTGGCATATAGTGTGACTAAACTCTCcaacaatttaaacaaaaagcaaatgatCAACACTTGCTTGAGTCACCTCATTGTTCTGCTCAGTTTTTATGCACCAAAGCTGGTCTCTGGAATGCTAACTCGAATAGGTGTTGTGCTAAATTTAACAGAGCGAAATGCAATTCTGATTTTAGCTTCTCTAGTTTCTCCATTAATAAACCCTGCTGTTTACTGCACCAGAACTAAAGAGATCAGAACACGTctagcaaatgtttttttgcacaaaaaaaaagtagcaaatAATTTGAAGTCAATTTCGAAGGCTGTATCATCTTAA
- the LOC122331770 gene encoding F-BAR and double SH3 domains protein 2-like yields the protein MQPPPRKVKVTQEVKHTHTEQLSRLQLKHQTDLDFLEDLRTYSQKKALIEKDYSQALHKLASQYLKREWSGAPSEEQKDSRNVWAVWRSYLEGVMKVSQSRINGCENYRSQISDPVKMFRTQKDLQLKKCCEQLARAQADLQVTIRDLEKSRKTYQEAEQTAQTVREKADMEAKSKLSLFQSRSSLKRASMKLKAKKNEWKSKATQTRNDYLLTLSATNAHQDRYYETDLISCIRVLDGSFYDHVQSFVTQDIHQQIFIQDNPGFQKAAPFQYQPCENDSSRQLESETGTTEEHSLNKEARKWATRVAREHKNIIHYKRALEECETLGTPPTEQSRNELEFRIEEAKENIRKAETVKLKAEARLDLLRQVGVSVDTWLKSAMNQVMEELENERWASLPTLTTHDLSLSTTVDLDREEGEELEENMETYDDSSSSPSGTLRNYPLTCKVLYSYKASQPDELTIDEHEMLEVIEDGDMEDWVKVNHLNLISAVQHTIYRRKGFFL from the exons ATGCAGCCTCCTCCGAGAAAG gtaAAAGTCACACAAGAGgtgaaacacactcacacagagcaGCTGAGCAGACTCCAGCTCAAACACCAGACAGACTTGGACTTCCTAGAGGATCTGAG AACATACAGTCAGAAGAAAGCGCTAATAGAGAAAGATTACTCACAG GCTCTGCATAAGCTTGCGTCTCAGTACTTGAAGCGAGAGTGGTCCGGAGCCCCATCAGAGGAGCAGAAAGACTCCAG aaatgtatGGGCCGTATGGAGATCCTACTTAGAGGGCGTGATGAAAGTGAGCCAGTCTCGTATCAACGGATGCGAGAACTACAGGAGCCAGATCTCAGATCCTGTGAAGATGTTCAGAACGCAGAAAGACCTTCAGCTGAAGAAG TGCTGCGAACAGCTGGCAAGAGCTCAGGCCGATCTACAGGTCACGATCAGAGACCTGGAGAAGAGCAGGAAGACCTACCAGGAGGCGGAACAAACAGCGCAAACTGTGAGAGAGAAAGCTGATATGGAGGCCAA GTCAAAGCTCAGTCTGTTTCAGTCACGTTCCAGTCTGAAGAGGGCGAGTATGAAG CTGAAAGCCAAGAAGAACGAATGGAAGTCCAAAGCCACACAAACAAGGAATGATTACCTGCTTACACTTTCAGCCACTAACGCTCATCAGGACCGCTATTATGAGACAGACCTGATCAGCTGCATAAGA GTTCTAGATGGCAGTTTCTACGATCATGTACAGAGTTTT gtgACACAGGATATTCACCAACAGATATTCATTCAGGACAACCCAGGGTTTCAGAAAGCCGCCCCCTTTCAGTATCAACCCTGTGAAAATGATTCG agtcGACAGCTGGAATCGGAGACGGGAACCACCGAAGAACACAGTCTCAACAAAGAAGCAAGGAAATGGGCCACACGTGTGGCTCGCGAACACAAAAACATCATCCATTACAAACGG GCTCTAGAGGAATGCGAGACGCTCGGGACTCCGCCCACGGAACAGAGCCGGAATGAGCTGGAATTCCGAATAGAAGAGGCCAAGGAGAACATCCGCAAAGCAGAG acaGTAAAGCTGAAAGCAGAAGCGCGTCTGGACCTCCTGCGGCAGGTGGGTGTTTCTGTGGACACGTGGCTGAAGAGCGCCATGAACCAGGTGATGGAGGAGCTGGAGAACGAGCGCTGGGCGTCTCTGCCCACCCTCACCACCCACGACCTCTCTCTGTCG ACCACGGTGGACTTGGACAGAGAGGAAGGAGAAGAATTAGAAGAGAACATGGAGACGTATGACGACAGCAGCTCGAGTCCATCAGGAACCTTGAGAAACTACCCACTCACCTGCAAAGTGCTCTACTCATACAAG gcCTCTCAGCCCGATGAACTTACCATCGATGAGCATGAGATGTTGGAGGTTATAGAAGATGGAGACATGGAGGACTGGGTCAAGGTGAACCATTTAAACCTTATTTCAGCAGTTCAACACACGATCTACAGAAGAAAAGGATTTTTCCTGTaa